TAAATAACCCGGTAACTGGTAAAACGACGGCCTGTTTTGAACCCACCCTAGACTATGTGGTGGTAAAAATTCCTCGTTGGCCCTTTGACAAGTTTGCCAGTGGTGACCGGATTCTGGGTACCCAGATGAAGGCCACTGGGGAAGTCATGGCCATTGACCGAAGCTTTGAGGGAGCCCTGATGAAGGCAGTCCGCTCCCTGGAGATTGGTGTGGACAGTATTCAAATGAAGGGCAGTGCCAGTTGGACCGAGATGGAACTTGAAAGTAAGCTGAGCCGCCCGGATGATGAACGACTCTTTGTGATTGCCGAAGCCTTTCGCCGTTACTGGACCATGAAAGAAATTCAACAGCTTACCGGCATTGACTACTGGTTCCTAGAAAAGATCAAGGATCTGGTTGTGTTAGAACAACAAATTCGCAATGTCGGTAGTCTGCCGGCACAGGATTTATTGCGCAGGGCCAAGGCCTGTGGACTTTCAGATGCACAAATCGGGCGGCTTTGTGGCAAGACCATGCAAGATATTCGGAATTTGAGAAAAGCATACAACATCCTCCCCACCTACAAAGTGGTGGACACCTGTGCGGCGGAATTTGAGGCGTCTACGCCCTATTACTATTCCACCTACGATTGGGAGGATGAGGTGGAAGTTTCCAGTCGAAAAAAAGTGATTGTCCTAGGCTCCGGGCCCATCCGTATCGGGCAGGGAGTGGAGTTTGATTATTGCTCGGTTCACTCCGTTTGGGGTTTGCAGAGAGAAAAGATAGAAGCTATTATCATTAATAACAACCCGGAAACCGTGTCCACGGATTTTGACACCGCAGATAAGCTTTATTTTGAGCCCTTAACCATAGAGGATGTAATGAATATCATCGAGAAGGAAAAACCCCTGGGCGTGATTGTTCAGTTCGGTGGCCAGACAGCCATTAATCTGGCCGGGGACTTGGCCGAAATGGGTGTCAAGATCCTAGGAACCCCCATTGAGGGCATCGACGCGGCGGAGGATCGGGAAAAGTTTGAAAAACTACTGAAGGGACTAGGAATCCCTCAAACCGAGGGGAAAACAGCAACCAATGTTGAGGAAGCCCAGAAAATTGCCGCAGAACTTGGTTTTCCGGTACTGGTACGGCCCTCCTATGTGCTGGGCGGGCGGGCCATGGAGATTGTCTATAACGAGGATCAACTTCTTAAATATATGTCCACTGCCGTGCAGGTTTCTCCCAAGCACCCGGTACTGGTGGATAAGTATGTCCGGGGAAAAGAGGTCGAGGTGGATGCCATTGGTGATGGGGAGAATATTTTTATTCCTGGCATCATGGAACATATTGAGCGGGCAGGTGTTCACTCTGGGGACAGCATTGCGGTTTATCCACCCCAGAGCTTAAATCAGCAGGAAATGGAACAGGTGGTGGATTACACCCTGCGTATAGGAAAAGGATTAAAAATTTGTGGTTTGATGAATATTCAGTACGTTGTGGGGGAAGAGGGTGTCTTTGTACTGGAAGTAAATCCCCGGGCATCCCGCACCGTGCCGGTCCTTTCCAAAGTCACCGGTGTTCCGATGGTGCAAGCGGCCACCCGCTGTATGCTAGGCAACAGCTTGTCAGATATGGGCTATGGTTGTGGTCTGGGGCCTGTTTCTAATTATATAACCGTCAAGGCCCCGGTTTTCTCCTTTGAAAAACTAAGTTTGGTGGAAACTTCCTTAGGACCGGAAATGAAATCCACTGGCGAGGTGATGGGGGTTGATCAAAACTTCTCCCATGCCTTCTACAAGGCCATGACAGCGGCGGGGCTAAAGGTAGCGAAAAGCGGTACAGTTTTATTTTCTGTGGCAGAACGGGATAAATTAGAGGCCGTGGCTGTGGCCAGGCAGTATGCCAGCTTGGGCTTTAAACTTTATGCCACTACCCATACTGCTGCTACCTTAAGCTCTGCGGGACTCCCGGTGCTAAATACCGAAGATCCCCTCTCTCTGGTGCGTTCAGGCAAAGTACAAATGGTGGTCAACACACCCACCAAAGGAAAAGTATCTGGCAGACCCGGCTTTCGCCTGCGCCGGTTAGCGTCTGAGTATAAAGTACCCTGCTTAACTTCCCTGGATACGGCCCGAGCCATGGCCGTCGTACTAACTGATCTGTTGCAGGGGGAACCAGTGTTGCCGGTATCCTTAAATCAATTTACAAAGTTTCTCAATGATAAAGAGCCGGTACAAAATGCAGGCTAATATGCATACGGGTAAACTAAGCCTCCGCCATACCTAAAAGGTAAAAGGCTTTAGGTATGGGTGGAAGCTAAGTTTTTCTAAGGAGGTTATGAAGATGGAGAAAATAAATGATTGTTTAAAGGGCAGGGACCTTTTGACCCTGCATGATTATACCGTTGACGAGGTAAAGTTAATTCTACAGGAAGCCCAACGGATTAAAGCAATGCAAAAGGCGGGTATCCCCCATCCTTACCTGCAGGGAAAAACCTTGGGTATGATCTTTCAAAAAAGTTCTACCCGCACCAGGGTTAGCTTTGAAGTGGGCATGTATCAGTTGGGCGGCTATGCACTGTTCCTCAGCCCCAAGGATATCCAAATGGGGCGTGGGGAATCCGTTGCCGACACCGCCCGGGTGTTGTCCCGCATGCTAGATGGCATTATGATCCGTACCTTTGCCCAGGAAGAAGTGGAGGAACTGGCTGAGTATGCAGATATACCTGTCATTAACGGACTCACTGATCGAACTCATCCCTGCCAAATTTTAGCTGATTTTTTAACCATTCAAGAACATAAAGGACAACTGGCGGGTTTAAAACTGGCCTACGTGGGGGACGGTAATAATATTGCCCACTCACTGTTGTACGGCTGTGCCAAGGTTGGTATGGACATCTGTGTGGCTTCGCCGGAGGGTTACCAACCCGATGCCCAGATTGTAAGTCAA
This genomic interval from Desulforamulus reducens MI-1 contains the following:
- the argF gene encoding ornithine carbamoyltransferase, encoding MEKINDCLKGRDLLTLHDYTVDEVKLILQEAQRIKAMQKAGIPHPYLQGKTLGMIFQKSSTRTRVSFEVGMYQLGGYALFLSPKDIQMGRGESVADTARVLSRMLDGIMIRTFAQEEVEELAEYADIPVINGLTDRTHPCQILADFLTIQEHKGQLAGLKLAYVGDGNNIAHSLLYGCAKVGMDICVASPEGYQPDAQIVSQAKEDARTTGAKVEVVSDPVVAMQAADVVITDVWASMGQEAEQRERERAFAGYQVNSDLCAHAKPDFIFLHCLPAHRGEEVTAEIIDGPHSVVWDEAENRLHAQKAVMALLIQS
- the carB gene encoding carbamoyl-phosphate synthase large subunit, with amino-acid sequence MPKRKEIKTVLVIGSGPIIIGQAAEFDYAGTQACKALREEGIRVVLVNSNPATIMTDADIADVVYVEPLTWQSIEKIIAKEKPDGLLPTLGGQTGLNMAVELAEQGILDKYGVTLLGTTLETIKRAEDRELFRATMLEIGEPIPESTIASTLEECIEFANKIGYPLIVRPAYTLGGTGGGIVKDEKELTATCHRGLKMSMINQVLLERSVAGWKEIEYEVMRDNADNCITICNMENIDPVGVHTGDSIVVAPSQTLADREYQMLRTASLKIIRALKVAGGCNVQFALDPHSMEYIVIEVNPRVSRSSALASKATGYPIAKLAAKIAIGLNLDEINNPVTGKTTACFEPTLDYVVVKIPRWPFDKFASGDRILGTQMKATGEVMAIDRSFEGALMKAVRSLEIGVDSIQMKGSASWTEMELESKLSRPDDERLFVIAEAFRRYWTMKEIQQLTGIDYWFLEKIKDLVVLEQQIRNVGSLPAQDLLRRAKACGLSDAQIGRLCGKTMQDIRNLRKAYNILPTYKVVDTCAAEFEASTPYYYSTYDWEDEVEVSSRKKVIVLGSGPIRIGQGVEFDYCSVHSVWGLQREKIEAIIINNNPETVSTDFDTADKLYFEPLTIEDVMNIIEKEKPLGVIVQFGGQTAINLAGDLAEMGVKILGTPIEGIDAAEDREKFEKLLKGLGIPQTEGKTATNVEEAQKIAAELGFPVLVRPSYVLGGRAMEIVYNEDQLLKYMSTAVQVSPKHPVLVDKYVRGKEVEVDAIGDGENIFIPGIMEHIERAGVHSGDSIAVYPPQSLNQQEMEQVVDYTLRIGKGLKICGLMNIQYVVGEEGVFVLEVNPRASRTVPVLSKVTGVPMVQAATRCMLGNSLSDMGYGCGLGPVSNYITVKAPVFSFEKLSLVETSLGPEMKSTGEVMGVDQNFSHAFYKAMTAAGLKVAKSGTVLFSVAERDKLEAVAVARQYASLGFKLYATTHTAATLSSAGLPVLNTEDPLSLVRSGKVQMVVNTPTKGKVSGRPGFRLRRLASEYKVPCLTSLDTARAMAVVLTDLLQGEPVLPVSLNQFTKFLNDKEPVQNAG